The proteins below come from a single Malus sylvestris chromosome 3, drMalSylv7.2, whole genome shotgun sequence genomic window:
- the LOC126616963 gene encoding uncharacterized protein LOC126616963, which produces MSNCTVESCTFETDDGVNLSTRLFKPREEKDIKEGSPVVVMMHPYSIHGVCQGLLRGIAAGLADKGYKALSFDMRGVEMSTERASLTGFAEIKDVISVCKWVCEYQSANMILLVGSSADWTPSPLPFMAFASSLEAISSLNFSCSEQQSAARANQPP; this is translated from the coding sequence ATGTCAAACTGTACGGTGGAGTCCTGCACATTTGAGACCGACGATGGAGTCAATCTCAGCACTCGGCTCTTCAAACCCAGAGAAGAAAAAGATATCAAAGAGGGCAGCCCTGTGGTGGTTATGATGCACCCATACTCCATCCATGGCGTCTGCCAAGGCCTGTTGAGAGGAATAGCAGCTGGGTTGGCAGACAAAGGTTATAAAGCTTTAAGCTTTGACATGAGAGGGGTTGAAATGTCAACAGAGAGGGCTTCTCTCACTGGGTTTGCAGAAATTAAGGATGTGATTTCTGTGTGCAAATGGGTTTGCGAGTATCAATCAGCTAACATGATTTTATTGGTGGGTTCTTCCGCAGACTGGACTCCATCTCCTCTACCATTCATGGCATTTGCAAGCTCTCTCGAAGCGATCTCATCCCTCAATTTCTCCTGCTCAGAGCAACAGTCAGCAGCTAGAGCGAACCAACCACCGTAA